A stretch of the Rhodospirillaceae bacterium genome encodes the following:
- a CDS encoding DUF4212 domain-containing protein, whose product MSDSSGQRTRHWERTRTLTIIVLIIWFIFSLLVHWFAKSLNGVSFIGFPLGYYLAVQGSLIIFVLLIFYQNWQQDKIDADAGLSGDETEG is encoded by the coding sequence ATGTCCGATTCGTCAGGCCAGCGGACGCGCCATTGGGAGAGGACCAGAACCCTTACGATCATCGTCCTGATCATATGGTTCATTTTCTCCCTTCTGGTGCATTGGTTCGCTAAGAGCCTAAACGGGGTTTCCTTCATCGGATTCCCGTTGGGCTACTATCTCGCAGTCCAGGGCTCGCTGATCATTTTCGTGCTGCTGATCTTCTACCAGAACTGGCAGCAGGACAAGATCGACGCTGATGCGGGTCTCTCCGGCGACGAAACCGAAGGGTAG
- a CDS encoding DUF294 nucleotidyltransferase-like domain-containing protein, whose amino-acid sequence MSFRATSGGLSGMPLASIPAVAIDTETTGLDVGKVRIVEIGAVGLETCAPGAQRVFSELVDPGIPIPASSTGIHGIADADVAGAPSFPERMAEFAAWAGPTVVIGYSVGFDLAVLKAEHERHGLPWQPPRSLDVGHLVDLVAPALPEKSLETAAGWLGVELSGRHRALGDARAAAEIYRAVVPKLREKGIVTLAQAERAVRALSARMTEEAQSGWHDMGQSGDARDGSRIAEYVRIDSFAYRHRVADLMKTPPLTVDNDRPVRAALAAMMERKVSSLFLPPETADGPNGSGDGIVTERDIMRAIDRDGPAALDAPVGNLGQRPLVTIHKDEFVYRAIARMSGGGFRHLGVVDESGALCGALSARDLLRQRAGDAVALGDSIESARSRFELGRVWSQLTAVARALVFEEVDARSIASMISRELRALTARACELAAAEMAEAGLGEAPAPYALLVLGSGGRGESLLAMDQDNALIYADDAPDGADEWFEQLGRRTADILDETGVIYCPGGIMASNAAWRKPLGVWRETVRSWIGRSRAEDLLNCDIFFDAQAVLGARDMADSLRAEALELARQARNFHKFLAISAGNFDTPVGMFGRFRTEAGRVDLKIGGIMPIFSAARVIALMHGVEARTTPKRLAAARGIETVSGKDVDDLVGAHRILLSLILGQQLRDIDAGEALSNKVAPSELNGFEKQEMKWALAQVPLVSNLLGVPALGR is encoded by the coding sequence ATGAGCTTTCGGGCCACATCGGGCGGACTCTCCGGCATGCCGCTTGCCAGCATTCCGGCCGTCGCCATCGATACGGAAACCACCGGCCTCGATGTCGGGAAAGTCCGGATCGTCGAGATCGGCGCGGTCGGCCTGGAAACCTGCGCGCCGGGCGCGCAGCGCGTTTTTTCCGAACTGGTCGATCCCGGCATTCCGATCCCGGCCTCCTCGACCGGAATCCACGGTATCGCCGATGCCGATGTCGCCGGTGCGCCCTCGTTTCCGGAGCGCATGGCCGAATTTGCGGCATGGGCCGGGCCGACGGTCGTGATCGGCTATTCCGTCGGTTTCGATCTGGCGGTGTTGAAGGCCGAGCACGAACGCCATGGCCTGCCGTGGCAGCCGCCGCGGTCCCTCGACGTCGGGCATCTGGTCGATCTGGTGGCTCCTGCCCTGCCCGAGAAGTCGCTCGAAACGGCGGCGGGCTGGCTGGGCGTGGAGCTGTCCGGGCGGCACCGCGCGCTGGGCGATGCCCGGGCCGCTGCGGAAATCTACCGCGCCGTCGTGCCGAAACTGCGGGAAAAGGGGATCGTGACGCTGGCCCAGGCCGAGCGGGCCGTCCGCGCGCTCTCGGCCCGGATGACGGAAGAAGCGCAATCCGGCTGGCACGACATGGGACAGAGCGGCGACGCGCGCGACGGGAGCCGGATCGCCGAATACGTCCGGATCGACAGCTTCGCCTACCGCCACCGCGTCGCCGACCTGATGAAGACACCGCCGCTCACGGTCGACAACGACCGGCCGGTCAGGGCGGCGCTCGCCGCGATGATGGAAAGGAAGGTCAGTTCCCTGTTCCTGCCGCCGGAAACCGCCGACGGCCCGAACGGAAGCGGGGACGGTATCGTGACCGAGCGGGACATCATGCGGGCGATCGACCGGGACGGTCCGGCGGCGCTCGACGCACCGGTCGGCAATCTCGGCCAGCGCCCGCTGGTGACGATCCACAAGGATGAATTCGTCTACCGGGCGATCGCCCGGATGTCGGGCGGCGGCTTCCGGCATCTCGGCGTCGTGGACGAAAGCGGCGCGCTGTGCGGCGCGCTGAGCGCGCGGGACCTGCTGCGCCAGCGGGCCGGCGACGCGGTCGCCCTGGGCGACAGCATCGAATCGGCCCGGTCGCGCTTCGAACTGGGCCGGGTCTGGTCGCAGCTCACGGCGGTCGCCCGCGCCCTGGTGTTCGAGGAGGTCGACGCGCGGAGCATCGCCTCGATGATCTCGCGCGAATTGCGGGCCCTGACCGCACGGGCATGCGAGCTGGCGGCGGCGGAAATGGCCGAAGCCGGTCTGGGCGAAGCGCCGGCGCCCTACGCCCTGCTCGTACTCGGCTCCGGCGGCCGCGGCGAGAGTCTGCTGGCGATGGATCAGGACAACGCGCTCATCTATGCCGACGACGCCCCGGACGGCGCCGACGAATGGTTCGAGCAACTGGGCCGGCGGACCGCCGACATCCTCGACGAGACCGGCGTGATCTACTGTCCCGGCGGCATCATGGCTTCCAACGCCGCCTGGCGTAAGCCGCTCGGCGTCTGGCGGGAGACCGTCCGGTCCTGGATCGGTCGGTCGCGCGCCGAGGACCTGCTCAACTGCGATATCTTCTTCGACGCCCAGGCCGTGCTCGGCGCGAGGGACATGGCCGACAGCCTGCGCGCCGAAGCGCTCGAACTGGCCCGGCAGGCCAGGAATTTCCACAAGTTCCTCGCCATCTCGGCCGGGAATTTCGATACGCCGGTCGGCATGTTCGGACGGTTCAGGACGGAAGCCGGCCGGGTCGATCTCAAGATCGGCGGGATCATGCCGATCTTCTCGGCCGCGCGGGTGATCGCGTTGATGCACGGCGTCGAGGCGCGCACGACGCCGAAGCGGCTCGCTGCCGCACGCGGGATCGAGACGGTGTCGGGAAAGGACGTCGACGATCTCGTCGGGGCGCACCGTATCCTGCTGAGCCTGATTCTCGGGCAGCAGTTGCGCGATATCGACGCCGGTGAGGCGCTGTCCAACAAAGTCGCGCCGTCGGAGCTCAACGGGTTCGAGAAGCAGGAAATGAAATGGGCGCTGGCACAGGTGCCGCTGGTCTCGAACCTGCTCGGCGTGCCGGCCCTCGGCCGGTGA
- a CDS encoding purine/pyrimidine permease produces MSRKQAPDGQGLRFEADEPAPAALTFGLGLQLAVLTVTVPIVIPTAVMRIGGAGDAYLAWAVFAAVAISGIATALQAFRFGRIGGGHMLVMGSSAAFIGVSITAVEKGGPAMLATLVVIGGLFQLLLSARLAVFRKILTPAVSGTVIMLIPVTVMPILFRMLDDVPQGSPDHAAPSIALVTILAILGVSLKGTAMLRLWAPIVGVVAGTAVAAFFGLYDLDRIAAASWIGLPSAEMPGLDLDFGPVFWALLPAFLLTAVIGTIRAMSSNAALQQVSWRRKRPVDFRAVQGTVTVDGMSNLLCGLAGTVPNTTYSLAAPLIEITGVAARVVAVATGAVFLVLAFLPKALAVVLAIPGPVVAAYLLVLVAMLFMVGIGMVMQDGMDYRKGMVVGVSFWLGVGFQNGAIYPELVSEFAGGIFSNGITSGGLVAIVMTWIVDFLGPRPVRTETEFGIAALPKIRDFLAGFAARNRWENAMADRLDAVGEETLLTLLGPEDRSGAPGRARRLRLSASKGEDGALLEFVVAPRGENVQERLAVLDARGEETPVEQEVSLRLLRHLASSVRHQQYHDTDIVTVQVKYPALGSSRVK; encoded by the coding sequence ATGAGCAGGAAGCAGGCGCCCGACGGTCAGGGTCTTCGCTTCGAGGCAGACGAACCTGCACCGGCCGCGCTCACCTTCGGGCTCGGACTGCAGCTTGCCGTCCTGACCGTCACGGTCCCGATCGTCATTCCGACGGCCGTGATGCGCATCGGCGGCGCCGGAGACGCCTACCTGGCGTGGGCGGTGTTCGCCGCCGTCGCGATCAGCGGCATCGCGACGGCGCTCCAGGCTTTTCGCTTCGGCAGGATCGGCGGCGGCCACATGCTCGTGATGGGCAGTTCGGCGGCGTTCATCGGAGTCAGCATCACGGCTGTCGAGAAAGGCGGCCCGGCGATGCTCGCAACCCTCGTCGTCATCGGAGGGCTTTTCCAGCTCCTGCTCTCCGCCCGCCTCGCGGTGTTCCGGAAGATCCTGACCCCGGCGGTTTCCGGCACCGTGATCATGCTCATTCCGGTCACGGTCATGCCGATCCTGTTCCGGATGCTGGACGACGTTCCGCAGGGCAGCCCGGACCATGCGGCGCCATCGATCGCGCTCGTCACGATTCTCGCAATTCTCGGCGTTTCGCTGAAGGGAACGGCGATGCTCCGGCTGTGGGCGCCCATCGTCGGCGTCGTCGCCGGTACCGCGGTCGCGGCATTCTTCGGCCTCTACGATCTGGACCGTATCGCCGCGGCATCCTGGATCGGGCTGCCGAGCGCCGAAATGCCGGGCCTGGATCTGGATTTCGGACCCGTCTTCTGGGCCTTGCTTCCGGCCTTCCTGCTGACTGCCGTGATCGGCACGATCCGGGCGATGAGCAGCAATGCGGCGCTCCAGCAGGTTTCCTGGCGTCGGAAACGGCCGGTGGATTTCCGCGCGGTGCAAGGCACGGTCACCGTCGACGGAATGAGCAACCTATTGTGCGGCCTCGCCGGAACCGTCCCGAACACGACCTATTCGCTCGCCGCCCCGCTCATTGAGATCACCGGGGTCGCGGCGCGGGTCGTCGCGGTCGCCACGGGGGCGGTCTTCCTTGTGCTGGCATTCCTGCCCAAGGCGCTGGCGGTCGTGCTGGCGATACCGGGCCCGGTCGTCGCCGCCTATCTCCTCGTCCTTGTTGCGATGCTGTTCATGGTCGGCATCGGAATGGTGATGCAGGACGGCATGGACTACCGCAAGGGCATGGTGGTCGGGGTGTCCTTCTGGCTCGGAGTCGGATTCCAGAACGGCGCGATCTACCCCGAACTGGTATCCGAATTCGCCGGCGGAATATTCTCGAACGGGATCACTTCCGGCGGTCTCGTCGCGATCGTCATGACCTGGATCGTGGATTTTCTCGGACCCCGCCCGGTTCGCACGGAAACAGAGTTTGGCATTGCCGCCTTGCCGAAAATCCGCGATTTCCTCGCCGGTTTTGCGGCGCGCAACCGCTGGGAGAACGCCATGGCAGACCGGCTCGACGCCGTTGGCGAGGAGACGCTGTTGACGCTTCTCGGGCCGGAAGACCGATCCGGGGCGCCCGGCCGGGCGCGGCGCCTGCGGCTGTCCGCGTCGAAGGGCGAAGACGGCGCGCTGCTTGAATTTGTCGTCGCGCCGAGAGGGGAAAATGTGCAGGAGCGACTCGCCGTGCTCGACGCCCGGGGCGAAGAAACGCCGGTCGAGCAGGAGGTCTCGCTTCGTCTGTTGCGCCACCTGGCCTCGTCGGTGCGCCACCAGCAATACCACGACACGGATATCGTGACCGTCCAGGTGAAATACCCGGCGCTCGGAAGTAGCAGAGTAAAGTAG
- a CDS encoding 4'-phosphopantetheinyl transferase superfamily protein: protein MQVTPEAASALWRPFRKVDGARVFHVDLTADIARESEALDWLDEAERSRRLRFLYPRPRREFTLCRAALRALLCRELGCNNGDLSFEKARFGKPFARICGVPARVAFNVSHSGRHGLIALAAGGRIGVDVEERSTRRELDGYIRLLFAPQERAELEEANGDGKVELFYRLWTLKEALVKAVGAGLSLDTAKFEIPPAMVRGAPVSLFSFPETPSVRWRLDYIGDIRFAAAIARESVDPCDPLRYVEH, encoded by the coding sequence ATGCAGGTAACGCCTGAGGCCGCTTCCGCCCTGTGGCGTCCATTCCGCAAAGTGGACGGCGCAAGGGTCTTTCATGTCGATCTGACGGCCGACATCGCGCGCGAATCCGAAGCGCTCGATTGGCTCGACGAAGCGGAGCGGTCGCGCCGGCTCCGGTTCCTGTACCCCCGGCCGCGCCGCGAGTTCACCCTGTGCCGCGCCGCGCTCCGGGCGCTCCTCTGCCGGGAACTCGGCTGCAACAACGGCGATCTTTCGTTTGAAAAGGCAAGATTCGGCAAGCCATTCGCCCGAATCTGCGGGGTTCCGGCCCGCGTGGCCTTCAACGTCAGCCATAGCGGCCGGCACGGCCTGATCGCACTGGCCGCCGGGGGGCGAATCGGGGTCGATGTGGAAGAGCGCTCCACCCGCCGCGAGCTGGACGGTTACATCCGGCTCCTGTTCGCGCCGCAGGAGCGCGCGGAACTGGAGGAAGCGAACGGCGACGGCAAGGTCGAACTGTTCTATCGCCTCTGGACCCTGAAAGAGGCGCTGGTCAAGGCTGTCGGCGCGGGCCTGTCGCTGGATACCGCGAAGTTCGAGATTCCGCCGGCCATGGTTCGGGGCGCGCCGGTGAGCCTGTTCAGCTTCCCCGAAACGCCGTCGGTCCGATGGCGTCTCGACTATATCGGCGATATCCGGTTTGCCGCCGCGATCGCCCGGGAGTCGGTCGATCCTTGCGATCCGCTCCGTTATGTGGAGCATTGA